One genomic region from Bacillus aquiflavi encodes:
- a CDS encoding DUF1672 family protein — protein MKHKKKILTFSVGMSLLLGGCFNMDNTNHKTNKAKNEQTKETPEEKYAREHYVPVQEYTGQGYTLRNGEKTDKIAKAHRDEIDKAVKKFFLDNYKTEVIVHNTVGAIDGATVFVEWVGEPHFYTYAIVPVDIEEEKVLTDQVWCQEGQVEYAIMGGLYALIFEEELATLDRYLESVVEKYPVVGVRKEANENTGGSGYMTPYYYLTIFDKTFEPLYEMYITNPKRPKEEWKNALNMNELDPKMFRITIHLHMAKPNTEPDKEIFNQVILDLENMDGLSPGWYSVFLHDNNVNKKSAIATKDNSLEKSEPDYIIKQ, from the coding sequence TCATTATTACTAGGAGGTTGCTTTAATATGGATAACACGAATCATAAAACAAACAAAGCCAAAAATGAACAAACTAAAGAAACACCAGAGGAAAAATACGCAAGGGAGCATTACGTCCCAGTTCAAGAATATACAGGGCAAGGCTATACACTTCGCAATGGTGAAAAAACAGATAAAATTGCGAAAGCTCATCGTGATGAAATTGATAAAGCGGTAAAGAAATTCTTTCTTGACAACTATAAAACTGAAGTAATCGTTCATAACACTGTCGGGGCAATCGATGGGGCAACGGTTTTTGTCGAATGGGTCGGCGAACCGCACTTTTACACGTATGCCATTGTTCCGGTCGATATTGAAGAAGAAAAAGTGTTAACTGATCAAGTATGGTGCCAAGAAGGACAAGTTGAATATGCCATTATGGGTGGGTTATATGCGTTAATTTTTGAGGAAGAGCTTGCCACACTTGATCGTTATTTAGAATCAGTTGTCGAAAAATACCCTGTTGTTGGTGTAAGAAAGGAAGCGAACGAAAATACGGGAGGAAGTGGTTATATGACACCTTATTACTATCTCACCATCTTTGATAAAACGTTTGAACCTCTTTATGAAATGTACATTACAAATCCGAAAAGACCGAAAGAAGAATGGAAAAATGCTTTAAACATGAACGAACTTGATCCAAAAATGTTTAGGATTACGATCCATTTACATATGGCTAAACCGAATACTGAACCAGATAAAGAAATTTTTAATCAAGTTATTTTAGATTTGGAAAATATGGACGGGCTCTCTCCAGGATGGTACAGTGTATTTTTACATGATAATAACGTAAACAAAAAGAGTGCGATAGCAACAAAAGATAATAGTCTTGAAAAATCTGAACCAGATTATATTATAAAGCAATAG